A window of the Synechococcus sp. JA-3-3Ab genome harbors these coding sequences:
- a CDS encoding bifunctional metallophosphatase/5'-nucleotidase codes for MRLTILHTSDLHANLHPWNYFAGIPAEHGLAKLATLIKRVRAASEDPVLLIDSGDTIQGSPLGTYYAQVERVSPHPMAHALNALGYDAFTPGNHDFNFGLQVLQDFTADLRCPTLCANILRHNGDPLFRPYLIREEAGIRVGLLGLTTPRIDTWERPDYIAGLRFAPLLETAQHYLSLLRPQVDVLVLILHSGSSQLPPLRSPEGWRSPDRRGWASNKSLVGENELLALAELEGIDVILSGHTHQTIAGLGGAKALVVQPGYWGSHLSHVSLELERHGGRWQVVGKTAQLLAAEGIPADPELLALTEPYHQATLRYIRQPIGQARCAYRGGLAARFGANPLAELLHQAQLQAVREAGLSAELSLVNICSSAGLAAGPIFLQDAYSLTVYDNTLCVLEITGDILRRALEQTAGYFRQLDPEHLPADPASVVAPEARGYTFDLYHGIDYCFDLTRPVGERLVTLQFRGQPVQPDQTFRLAINHYRAGGGGGYSMFQEAQTLWISADSIRDFLARHIHTHSPIQPIYRHNWHLIPNLAEIYFPQSLGQLQDSLLVG; via the coding sequence ATGCGGTTAACAATTCTCCACACTTCCGATCTCCACGCCAACCTGCATCCCTGGAACTACTTCGCCGGGATCCCTGCAGAACATGGCTTGGCCAAGCTGGCCACCCTGATCAAGCGTGTGCGAGCAGCCAGCGAGGATCCAGTGTTGCTCATCGACAGCGGCGACACGATCCAGGGATCCCCCTTGGGCACCTACTATGCCCAGGTGGAGCGGGTCTCCCCCCATCCCATGGCCCACGCCCTCAACGCCCTCGGCTACGACGCCTTTACCCCCGGCAACCACGACTTTAACTTTGGGCTGCAGGTGCTGCAGGATTTCACCGCCGATCTCCGCTGTCCCACCCTGTGCGCCAATATTCTCCGCCACAACGGGGATCCGCTGTTTCGCCCTTACCTCATCCGAGAAGAGGCCGGGATCCGCGTCGGCCTGCTGGGGCTGACCACCCCCCGCATCGACACCTGGGAGCGGCCCGACTACATTGCGGGGCTGCGCTTTGCCCCCCTGCTGGAAACTGCCCAGCACTACCTGTCGCTGCTACGGCCCCAGGTGGACGTGTTGGTGCTGATCCTGCACAGCGGTTCCAGCCAACTGCCTCCCCTGCGCAGCCCTGAGGGCTGGCGCAGCCCGGATCGCCGCGGCTGGGCCAGCAACAAAAGCTTGGTGGGGGAAAACGAGCTGCTGGCCCTGGCCGAGCTCGAGGGCATCGACGTCATCCTCTCCGGCCACACCCATCAGACCATTGCCGGCCTGGGGGGGGCCAAGGCCCTGGTGGTGCAGCCCGGCTACTGGGGCAGCCACCTTTCCCACGTGTCTTTGGAGCTGGAGCGCCACGGCGGACGCTGGCAAGTTGTCGGGAAAACTGCCCAGTTGCTGGCTGCGGAAGGGATCCCTGCCGATCCCGAACTCCTGGCCCTGACAGAGCCCTACCACCAGGCCACCTTGCGCTACATCCGCCAGCCCATTGGGCAGGCCCGTTGTGCCTATCGCGGCGGGCTGGCAGCCCGTTTTGGGGCCAACCCCCTAGCAGAGCTGCTCCATCAGGCCCAACTGCAGGCGGTACGGGAGGCCGGCCTTTCGGCGGAGCTCTCCCTGGTCAACATCTGCAGCAGTGCCGGCCTGGCAGCGGGCCCCATCTTTCTGCAAGACGCCTACAGCCTCACCGTTTACGACAACACCCTCTGCGTCTTGGAGATCACCGGCGACATCTTGCGACGCGCCCTCGAGCAAACCGCTGGCTATTTTCGCCAGTTGGATCCCGAGCATCTCCCGGCAGATCCCGCCTCTGTCGTCGCCCCCGAAGCCCGCGGCTACACCTTCGACCTCTACCACGGCATCGACTACTGCTTCGATCTCACCCGCCCTGTAGGCGAGCGCTTGGTGACCCTACAATTTCGCGGCCAGCCGGTGCAGCCGGATCAGACCTTTCGCCTGGCCATCAACCACTACCGCGCCGGCGGTGGGGGGGGCTACAGTATGTTCCAAGAAGCCCAAACCCTCTGGATCTCCGCCGACAGCATCCGCGACTTTCTCGCCCGCCACATTCACACCCATTCCCCCATCCAGCCCATCTACCGCCACAACTGGCACCTCATTCCCAACTTGGCCGAGATCTACTTTCCCCAGAGCTTGGGCCAGCTCCAGGACAGCCTGCTGGTAGGCTAG
- a CDS encoding DUF445 domain-containing protein — translation MALWIYVVPPLAGLVIGYFTNDIAIKMLFRPYRAYRIFGWRIPFTPGLIPQNQPRLAKQIAKTIMGSLLTPEELHNLARKLLRTERMQAGIRWLLGVALDRLQNPEQQQQTAQVLARILADLFNESLPRLVKVLARQETFLEGPINQLFDQVLLELRLNAEQARQLSEWILKQALPPKVLRQNLVDFLTDRNIEALDEEFRERATGSYWLVANLFGLKNALLRLRTYCLEEPEGAEAILEDLLKDINAPRRLTEILQNLSLQNLPVSAVRQLRRALRDGIQDYLRSQGPEVIKGLGESIDWEKVASLVLGRLRNSKALIASIDQISADLALILERYLERDLESLMMQVIPVLNLDQVIADKVNATSPAELEQAIQQIVRQELQAIVNLGGLLGFLVGCVQVLFLLR, via the coding sequence ATGGCCCTTTGGATCTACGTCGTGCCCCCCCTGGCCGGGCTGGTGATCGGCTATTTCACCAACGACATCGCCATCAAGATGCTCTTCCGGCCCTACCGGGCCTATCGGATTTTCGGCTGGCGCATCCCCTTCACGCCCGGCCTGATCCCGCAGAACCAGCCCCGCCTGGCCAAGCAGATTGCCAAGACCATCATGGGATCCCTGCTCACGCCAGAGGAGCTGCACAATCTGGCCCGCAAGCTGCTGCGAACTGAGCGCATGCAGGCAGGGATCCGCTGGCTGCTGGGGGTGGCGCTGGATCGGCTGCAAAACCCCGAGCAACAGCAGCAAACCGCTCAGGTGCTGGCGCGCATCTTGGCCGATCTGTTCAACGAGTCGTTGCCCCGCCTGGTGAAGGTGCTCGCCCGCCAGGAGACTTTTTTGGAGGGGCCGATTAACCAACTGTTCGACCAGGTGCTGCTAGAGCTGCGCCTCAACGCCGAGCAAGCCCGGCAGCTTTCGGAGTGGATCCTGAAGCAGGCGCTGCCCCCCAAGGTGTTGCGGCAGAACCTGGTGGATTTTCTCACCGATCGCAACATCGAAGCTTTGGATGAAGAATTTCGCGAGCGGGCCACCGGCTCCTACTGGCTGGTGGCCAACTTGTTTGGCCTCAAAAACGCCCTGCTGCGCCTGCGCACCTATTGCCTGGAGGAGCCGGAAGGGGCAGAGGCCATCTTGGAAGATCTGCTCAAAGACATCAACGCCCCCCGCCGCCTGACCGAGATCCTGCAGAACCTCTCCCTGCAAAACCTGCCGGTTTCCGCCGTACGTCAGTTGCGCCGTGCCCTGCGCGATGGGATCCAAGATTACCTGCGCAGCCAAGGGCCAGAGGTTATCAAGGGGCTGGGGGAGAGCATCGATTGGGAAAAAGTGGCCAGCCTGGTGTTGGGTCGCCTGCGCAACTCCAAGGCGCTGATCGCCTCCATCGATCAGATCAGCGCCGACCTGGCTTTGATCCTGGAGCGCTACCTAGAGCGGGATCTGGAATCGCTGATGATGCAGGTGATCCCCGTGTTGAACTTAGATCAGGTGATTGCCGACAAAGTCAACGCCACCTCCCCTGCTGAGCTGGAGCAGGCCATTCAGCAAATTGTGCGCCAGGAACTGCAGGCCATCGTCAACTTGGGGGGGCTGTTGGGTTTTTTGGTGGGCTGCGTGCAGGTGCTGTTTTTGCTGAGGTGA
- a CDS encoding S-layer homology domain-containing protein, with product MRGFSLWQSWKAAAVIASWGSLLLVADPVWAQLSDISTYWGAQYIAGLNERQIIGGFPDGTFRPNESITRAQFAVIVTKAFGLDTNVPVRPFADPIPSWAAPSIGAAAAAGLVSGFPDGTFRPNDVLTRAQAITVLTRAATNGRLLEDPGQIEAILSGFTDANLVPNFARAPIATAVQEGLLVLYPDPTRLNAQAVATRGEVAALTYQALAKVGRVPSLDPPVGAAIPGPGIRTELLAQVPPTPEPLATPDIPVEPLVETLPAAPEVRTFFAREELGSVKPGDTLTVYLLGSPGAQASFSIPGIAYNLPLQETRPGQYEGSYTFRSQDRASEAPVFARLERNGLVTLVRLPDKTISIGRVTDTTFPTISDLAPPNGAVTDNPRPSISARFQDDQGIDLNSFTLLVNNVDVTAQAQLSRTGFAYTPAEPLPTDRPTLIAVQIADTSGNTAIQQWSFQVQAAQPTPTPTPTPTPTPTPTPTPTPTPTPTPTPEATPTATATPTPTPEPVVEPLPSPSPSPS from the coding sequence ATGCGTGGGTTTTCTCTTTGGCAAAGTTGGAAGGCGGCAGCCGTGATAGCGAGCTGGGGCAGTTTGTTGCTGGTTGCGGATCCCGTTTGGGCGCAACTTTCCGATATCAGCACCTACTGGGGCGCCCAGTACATCGCCGGGCTCAATGAGCGGCAGATCATCGGCGGCTTCCCAGACGGCACCTTTCGCCCCAACGAGTCGATTACGCGGGCCCAGTTTGCCGTTATCGTCACCAAAGCTTTTGGGCTAGATACCAACGTCCCTGTGCGCCCCTTTGCCGATCCCATTCCCAGTTGGGCAGCTCCCTCCATCGGCGCGGCGGCAGCAGCGGGGTTGGTTTCCGGCTTTCCCGACGGCACCTTCCGTCCCAACGATGTCCTCACCCGCGCCCAGGCCATCACCGTTCTGACCCGCGCCGCCACCAACGGCAGGCTCCTCGAGGATCCCGGTCAAATTGAAGCCATTCTGTCCGGCTTTACCGATGCCAATTTGGTTCCCAATTTTGCCCGCGCCCCCATCGCGACAGCAGTTCAAGAAGGTCTGTTGGTGCTCTACCCTGATCCCACCCGACTGAATGCCCAGGCGGTGGCCACGCGGGGGGAAGTGGCGGCTCTCACCTACCAAGCGCTGGCCAAGGTGGGCCGGGTGCCCAGCCTAGACCCGCCTGTGGGAGCTGCCATCCCCGGGCCAGGGATCCGCACCGAGCTTCTGGCTCAGGTCCCCCCCACGCCTGAGCCCCTGGCCACGCCGGATATCCCCGTGGAGCCGCTGGTGGAAACGCTGCCCGCCGCCCCAGAGGTGAGAACTTTCTTTGCCCGCGAGGAGCTGGGATCCGTCAAGCCGGGAGATACCTTGACGGTGTATTTGCTGGGATCGCCAGGGGCGCAGGCGTCTTTCTCCATTCCCGGCATTGCCTACAACCTGCCCCTGCAGGAAACCCGCCCCGGCCAATACGAGGGCAGCTACACCTTCCGCAGCCAAGACCGGGCCTCGGAAGCGCCAGTATTTGCCCGTCTGGAGCGGAATGGGCTGGTGACCCTGGTGCGATTGCCGGACAAAACCATCAGCATCGGTCGGGTGACCGACACCACCTTCCCCACCATCAGCGACCTGGCGCCGCCCAACGGAGCGGTGACCGACAACCCGCGCCCATCCATCTCCGCTCGCTTTCAAGATGACCAGGGAATCGACCTCAATAGCTTTACCCTGCTGGTGAACAACGTGGACGTTACCGCCCAAGCTCAGCTCAGCCGCACCGGCTTCGCCTACACCCCAGCCGAGCCGCTGCCCACCGATCGACCGACCTTGATTGCCGTCCAAATTGCCGATACCAGCGGCAACACCGCCATCCAGCAGTGGTCTTTCCAGGTGCAGGCCGCCCAGCCCACACCCACTCCAACGCCCACCCCTACTCCAACACCCACACCCACTCCAACACCCACGCCGACTCCCACACCCACGCCCACACCGGAAGCGACTCCGACCGCAACAGCAACGCCTACCCCCACCCCAGAGCCTGTAGTGGAGCCTTTGCCTTCTCCATCTCCCAGCCCTTCTTAG
- a CDS encoding NADP(H)-dependent aldo-keto reductase: MRYRQLGHSPLQVSEICLGTMTFGEQNTQTEAWEQLDYAVEHGINFIDTAEMYPVPARAETQGATERYIGEWLQHQPRERLVIATKITGPGRPWHWIRGGSLSISRNNLKQAVAGSLKRLKTDYIDLYQIHWPDRYVPLFGGVAYDPSQERPTVPIAEQLQGLAELVQEGLVRYIGLSNETPWGVCEFCHVAEQLGLPRVVSIQNAYSLLNRTFEMGLAEVCRHEQVGLLAYSPLAFGLLTGKYLGGAKPPGSRLALFEGFGQRYRKPNVEEAVAAYVRIARQHGLTPAQLALAFVRSRWFVTSTIIGATNLAQLKENLSCLEVELSPAILAEIEAVHQRYPNPAP, translated from the coding sequence ATGCGCTACCGCCAGCTTGGCCACAGTCCTCTGCAGGTTTCGGAGATCTGCCTCGGCACCATGACGTTTGGTGAGCAGAATACCCAGACTGAGGCTTGGGAACAGCTCGATTACGCAGTAGAACACGGGATCAACTTCATCGATACGGCGGAGATGTACCCGGTGCCGGCGCGGGCGGAAACCCAGGGAGCCACAGAACGCTACATCGGCGAGTGGCTGCAGCACCAGCCGCGGGAGCGCCTTGTCATCGCCACCAAGATCACCGGCCCGGGGCGGCCCTGGCACTGGATCCGCGGCGGGTCTCTCTCGATTAGCCGCAACAACCTCAAACAGGCGGTGGCCGGCAGCCTCAAGCGCCTGAAAACCGACTACATCGACCTCTACCAAATCCACTGGCCGGATCGCTATGTGCCCCTGTTTGGGGGTGTGGCCTACGATCCCTCTCAAGAGCGGCCCACGGTTCCCATTGCCGAGCAACTGCAGGGTCTGGCGGAACTGGTGCAGGAGGGCCTGGTGCGCTACATCGGCCTGAGCAACGAAACCCCTTGGGGAGTCTGCGAGTTCTGCCACGTGGCCGAGCAGTTGGGCTTGCCCAGGGTAGTCTCGATTCAAAACGCCTATAGCCTCCTCAACCGCACCTTTGAGATGGGGCTGGCGGAGGTCTGTCGCCACGAACAGGTAGGGCTGCTGGCCTACAGCCCCCTGGCCTTTGGGCTGCTGACGGGCAAATACCTGGGGGGCGCCAAGCCGCCGGGATCCCGTTTGGCCCTGTTCGAGGGCTTTGGCCAGCGCTACCGCAAGCCCAATGTGGAAGAGGCCGTGGCTGCCTACGTGCGCATTGCCCGCCAGCACGGCCTGACCCCTGCCCAGTTGGCTTTGGCCTTTGTGCGCAGCCGTTGGTTTGTCACCAGCACCATCATCGGGGCCACCAACCTGGCCCAGCTCAAGGAAAACCTCAGTTGCCTCGAGGTGGAGCTGTCGCCTGCGATCCTGGCAGAAATTGAGGCGGTGCACCAGCGCTACCCCAATCCCGCCCCGTGA